The Desulfofundulus salinus genome includes the window ATTTTTGTAAAGCAATGCCGGGAGGCGATAACTGTTGTACCGGACTTTGGAAAATATGAAGGTTCTGGATTTAACGCGGCTGTTGCCCGGTCCCTATGCCACCATGATCCTGGCTGACCTGGGTGCCGAGGTGCTCAAGATCGAGGATCCGGGTGCGGGAGACTACATGCGGGAAATGGGGCCCCGGTTGGGGCGGGAGAGCGTATGGTTTCACGCCGTCAACCGCAACAAGAAGTCCATGCGCTTAAACCTTAAAGCACCACAGGGGCGGGAAATATTTCTGCGTTTGGTACGGGAATTTAACGTGTTGATCGAGAGCTTTAGACCGGGGGTAATGGAGCGCCTGGGCTTGGGTTACGAAATTTTATCTTCCGAGAACCCCCGGCTGGTTTACTGTGCCTTAAGCGGTTACGGTCAGGATGGCCCTTACAGCCGGCGCCCGGGCCATGACATCAACTATATGGCCGTTGCCGGTGCTCTCGGTTTAACCGGCCACCGGGAGGGCCCGCCCGTCCTGCCTGGCGTGCAGGTAGCCGACCTGAGCGGCGGGTTGATGGCGGTAGTTGGCATCCTGGCGGCCTACGTAAAAAGCCTTACGACCGGCCGTGGCGCTTACGTAGATGTGGCTTTAACTGATACAGTAGTATCGTGGATGGCCCTGTACCTAACCCAGTATCTGGCGGGGGCCGGTGAGCCCCACCGCGGCACGGAAGAACTGAACGGGGGTCGGGCCTGTTATAACATCTACGCTACCAGGGACGGGTGCTATGTCAGTGTGGGCAATCTCGAGGCCAAGTTCTGGGAGACTTTTTGTAGCGTTGCCGGGCGGCCGGACCTGCTGCCCCTGCAGCACAGGGAGGACGACGAGGCACGGCAGGCGGTGCAGGAGTTTTTTAGCAGTAAAACGCGCGCCGAAATCATGGAACTATTTGGTACAGTTGACACCTGTATCGAGCCCGTTCTGGATGTTAGCGAGGTGCCGGAGCATCCCCAGATTAAGGCCAGAAATTTATTTATGGAGCTTCCCACCAGGGAAGGGAGTATAACCACGGTTGCCCAGCCCCTCAAGTTGCGGGGTGTGGAGGTAAAAGCCGATTTTCCTGCCCCGGGGGCGGGGGAGCATACGGCGGAGATCCTGCGCCGCCTGGGCTACCGGGAGCAGGACATTGAAGCCTTGAAGTCCGCAGGGGTGGCGGGGTAGGTACCTGTGACACATTCAGCGCCACCGACAGAACCCCGCCGGAGTCCGGGGTCGAGCGCTAGTTTTGGCCTGCGAGGCGAACGGAGCGAGCGCGTGCAAACGGCAGGCAAG containing:
- a CDS encoding CaiB/BaiF CoA transferase family protein, whose amino-acid sequence is MYRTLENMKVLDLTRLLPGPYATMILADLGAEVLKIEDPGAGDYMREMGPRLGRESVWFHAVNRNKKSMRLNLKAPQGREIFLRLVREFNVLIESFRPGVMERLGLGYEILSSENPRLVYCALSGYGQDGPYSRRPGHDINYMAVAGALGLTGHREGPPVLPGVQVADLSGGLMAVVGILAAYVKSLTTGRGAYVDVALTDTVVSWMALYLTQYLAGAGEPHRGTEELNGGRACYNIYATRDGCYVSVGNLEAKFWETFCSVAGRPDLLPLQHREDDEARQAVQEFFSSKTRAEIMELFGTVDTCIEPVLDVSEVPEHPQIKARNLFMELPTREGSITTVAQPLKLRGVEVKADFPAPGAGEHTAEILRRLGYREQDIEALKSAGVAG